In the Staphylococcus condimenti genome, one interval contains:
- the gndA gene encoding NADP-dependent phosphogluconate dehydrogenase, with translation MTQQIGVVGLAVMGKNLAWNIESRGYSVSVYNRSKEKTEQMVEESKGKNIHPTYSLEEFVNSLERPRKILLMVKAGPATDATIEGLLPLLDDGDILIDGGNTNYQDTIRRNKALAESGINFIGAGVSGGEVGALTGPSIMPGGQKDAYDKVADILEAISAKADDGAPCVTYIGPDGAGHYVKMVHNGIEYADMQLIAESYSLMKDALHMSHSEIARTFKEWNNGELDSYLIEITGEIFNKLDEDGTPLVEKVMDKAGQKGTGKWTSINALELGIPLTIITESVFARFISSMKEERIEASKHLDGPSPKFNGNKEEFLEKIRKALYMSKICSYAQGFAQMRKASEENNWNLQLGDLAMIWRAGCIIRARFLQKIKDAYDNNSELQNLLLDPYFTDVVTNYQSALRDVVAESVANGIPTPGFAASINYYDSYRSENLPANLIQAQRDYFGAHTYQRKDQEGTFHTHWAEEK, from the coding sequence ATGACGCAACAAATAGGTGTAGTCGGCTTAGCCGTAATGGGTAAAAACTTAGCTTGGAATATTGAATCACGTGGTTATTCAGTATCGGTTTACAATCGTTCAAAAGAAAAAACTGAACAAATGGTTGAAGAGTCTAAAGGAAAAAATATTCACCCCACATATTCTTTAGAAGAATTCGTTAACTCTTTAGAACGTCCTCGCAAAATTTTATTGATGGTTAAAGCAGGACCTGCAACTGACGCAACTATTGAAGGTTTATTACCATTATTAGATGATGGTGACATTTTAATTGATGGCGGTAATACAAATTATCAAGATACTATCCGTCGTAATAAAGCATTAGCAGAAAGCGGCATTAATTTCATTGGTGCTGGTGTTTCAGGCGGAGAAGTTGGCGCCTTAACTGGACCTTCAATCATGCCTGGCGGTCAAAAAGATGCATATGATAAGGTTGCTGATATCTTAGAAGCTATTTCTGCTAAAGCTGATGATGGAGCTCCTTGTGTAACTTATATCGGACCTGACGGCGCTGGCCATTATGTAAAAATGGTCCACAACGGAATTGAATATGCTGATATGCAATTAATCGCTGAAAGTTATTCATTAATGAAAGATGCATTGCATATGTCTCATTCTGAAATTGCTAGAACATTTAAAGAATGGAATAATGGTGAACTTGATAGTTATTTAATCGAAATTACAGGCGAAATCTTTAATAAATTAGATGAAGACGGTACACCATTAGTAGAGAAAGTAATGGACAAAGCTGGCCAAAAAGGTACAGGAAAATGGACTTCTATCAATGCTCTAGAATTAGGTATTCCATTGACAATTATTACAGAATCAGTATTTGCTCGTTTTATTTCTTCAATGAAAGAAGAACGTATTGAAGCTTCTAAACATTTAGACGGACCGTCACCTAAATTTAATGGTAATAAAGAAGAATTTTTAGAAAAAATTCGTAAAGCATTGTACATGAGTAAAATTTGCTCTTATGCTCAAGGATTTGCTCAAATGCGTAAAGCAAGTGAAGAAAATAATTGGAATTTACAACTTGGTGATTTAGCAATGATCTGGAGAGCTGGTTGTATTATACGTGCACGATTCTTACAAAAAATTAAAGATGCTTATGATAATAATTCAGAACTTCAAAACTTATTACTTGATCCTTATTTCACTGATGTTGTTACAAACTATCAATCAGCGCTACGTGATGTTGTAGCTGAAAGTGTAGCAAATGGTATTCCAACACCAGGTTTTGCTGCAAGTATCAACTATTATGATAGTTATCGTTCAGAAAACTTACCGGCAAACTTAATTCAAGCTCAACGTGATTATTTTGGTGCTCACACTTACCAACGTAAAGACCAAGAAGGTACTTTCCATACTCATTGGGCTGAAGAAAAATAA
- the brxB gene encoding bacilliredoxin BrxB — MDLNFDLYMNDVVKQARNEIENAGYEQLTTPEEVDSVFKQDGTTLVMINSVCGCAGGIARPAAEHALHYDKMPDRLVSVFAGQDKEATQQARDYFEGYAPSSPSFALMKDGKITEMIERHQIEGHDIMDVINQLQNLFEKYCEER, encoded by the coding sequence ATGGATTTAAACTTCGATTTATATATGAATGATGTTGTAAAGCAAGCACGCAATGAAATTGAAAACGCTGGCTATGAACAATTAACAACTCCAGAGGAAGTAGATTCTGTTTTCAAACAAGATGGAACTACTTTAGTTATGATTAACTCAGTATGCGGATGTGCAGGTGGTATTGCAAGACCAGCTGCAGAACATGCATTACATTATGATAAAATGCCTGATCGATTAGTTTCAGTATTTGCAGGTCAAGACAAAGAAGCAACACAACAAGCACGCGATTATTTTGAAGGTTACGCACCATCAAGTCCTTCATTTGCACTTATGAAAGATGGTAAAATTACAGAAATGATAGAACGTCATCAAATTGAAGGTCATGATATCATGGATGTAATCAATCAACTTCAAAACTTATTTGAAAAATACTGTGAAGAACGATAA
- a CDS encoding dihydrolipoamide acetyltransferase family protein: MEINMPKLGESVHEGTIEQWLVEVGDKIEEYEPICEVITDKVTAEVPSTEAGTITKILVNAGETIKVGAPICEIESENENNSEANIKKEQEDVKNEKISNENVDSKKDDNNLKSEDSNKPLNNGRFSPVVFKLASEHQIDLTQVKGTGFEGRVTKKDIENVIQNPDMMLEQSNVQDKTPIQKADVEHTEISQSRDTDTLNSESMPVNGIRKQIAKNMVTSVTEIPHAWMMIEADATNLVKTRNHYKNKFKKEEGYNLTFFAFFVKAAAEALKEFPMLNSSWQGSEIKIHKDINISIAVAVEDKLFTPVIHNADEKSIKGIAREINTLAQKARTNKLTQDDLSGGTFTVNNTGTFGSVSSMGIINYPQAAILQVESIVKKPVVIDDMIAIRSMVNLCISLDHRILDGLQAGRFMNFIKNRIEQYSVEHTHIY; this comes from the coding sequence ATGGAAATCAATATGCCTAAATTAGGTGAAAGTGTACACGAAGGAACAATTGAACAATGGCTAGTTGAAGTAGGAGATAAAATAGAAGAATATGAACCTATTTGTGAAGTAATTACAGATAAAGTTACAGCAGAGGTTCCATCAACTGAAGCAGGTACTATCACTAAAATATTAGTCAATGCTGGTGAAACAATTAAAGTCGGAGCACCAATTTGTGAAATTGAATCAGAAAACGAAAATAATTCTGAAGCTAATATAAAAAAAGAACAAGAAGACGTTAAAAACGAGAAAATTTCTAATGAAAATGTCGATTCTAAGAAAGATGATAATAATTTGAAAAGTGAAGATTCAAATAAACCTTTAAACAATGGACGTTTTTCTCCGGTAGTTTTCAAATTAGCTTCCGAACATCAAATCGATTTAACTCAAGTAAAAGGGACAGGTTTTGAGGGTAGAGTAACCAAAAAAGATATTGAAAATGTTATTCAAAACCCAGATATGATGCTTGAACAATCAAATGTCCAAGATAAAACACCAATTCAAAAAGCTGATGTTGAACATACTGAGATTTCACAATCTCGTGATACTGATACATTAAATTCTGAATCTATGCCGGTCAATGGAATTAGAAAACAGATTGCTAAAAATATGGTTACAAGCGTAACAGAAATTCCACATGCATGGATGATGATCGAAGCAGATGCTACAAATTTAGTAAAAACACGTAATCACTATAAAAATAAATTCAAAAAAGAAGAAGGTTACAACCTTACTTTCTTTGCCTTCTTTGTAAAAGCTGCAGCTGAAGCGCTCAAAGAATTTCCAATGCTTAATAGTAGTTGGCAGGGTTCTGAAATTAAGATACACAAAGATATAAATATTTCAATCGCAGTTGCTGTTGAAGATAAATTATTTACACCGGTAATCCACAATGCTGATGAAAAATCTATTAAGGGAATTGCGCGTGAAATTAATACATTAGCTCAAAAAGCAAGAACAAATAAATTAACACAAGATGATTTGAGCGGAGGAACTTTTACTGTTAATAATACAGGAACATTTGGTTCAGTTTCTTCAATGGGAATTATTAATTATCCACAAGCAGCGATTCTGCAAGTTGAATCTATTGTAAAAAAACCTGTTGTAATTGATGATATGATAGCAATACGCAGTATGGTTAATCTTTGTATTTCATTAGATCATCGAATACTAGACGGGTTACAAGCAGGAAGATTTATGAATTTTATCAAAAACCGTATTGAACAATATTCAGTAGAACATACACATATTTATTAA
- a CDS encoding aromatic acid exporter family protein, which produces MKRLNPYKIGFRTIKTAVGMALGIIIAKLIGLDNFSSSAILVVLCIKHTKVHSLQAIISRFVSCILILILGSIIFSLLGQNAIVLGLIVLLFIPLTVMIGVQEGIVTSCVILLHVFNAKVIDVHLFVNEVLLLIVGLGIAFLMNMIMPSMDNKLEEYKHKIEKQFTEIFYTFSKTCFDVNYSLEVPLKEVSTEIQKAKSFAFRDVKNHYVRNENSYYHYFDMREEQLEIIERIQQILKSMQSEDIILHRLGKLFAEIAKNVNSNDYTAMRLYSLYDLHIELYEQPLPESKEVLINRANEIQIVNELERYLQVKSQFGSLKLYHEV; this is translated from the coding sequence ATGAAACGTTTGAATCCCTATAAAATAGGATTTAGAACGATTAAAACTGCTGTAGGAATGGCACTGGGAATAATTATTGCCAAATTAATTGGTCTAGATAATTTTTCTTCAAGTGCCATTTTAGTTGTTTTATGTATTAAACACACAAAAGTACATTCCCTACAAGCAATTATTTCACGTTTTGTATCCTGTATTCTCATACTTATATTAGGTTCTATTATTTTTAGCTTGCTTGGTCAAAATGCAATTGTATTAGGACTTATCGTACTACTCTTTATTCCACTCACTGTAATGATAGGCGTACAAGAAGGAATAGTTACAAGTTGCGTTATTCTCTTACATGTATTTAATGCAAAAGTGATTGATGTTCATTTATTTGTAAATGAAGTATTACTACTTATAGTTGGGCTTGGGATAGCATTTTTAATGAATATGATAATGCCAAGTATGGATAATAAATTAGAAGAATATAAACATAAAATCGAAAAACAGTTTACTGAAATATTCTATACATTCAGTAAAACCTGTTTTGATGTAAATTATAGTTTAGAAGTTCCTTTAAAGGAAGTATCAACTGAGATTCAAAAGGCGAAATCTTTTGCTTTCCGTGATGTAAAAAACCATTATGTACGTAATGAAAATTCCTATTATCACTATTTCGATATGCGAGAAGAACAGTTAGAAATAATTGAACGTATTCAGCAAATTTTAAAGTCAATGCAATCAGAAGACATAATTTTACATCGATTAGGTAAATTATTTGCGGAAATAGCCAAAAATGTTAACAGTAATGATTATACAGCAATGAGGTTATATTCATTATATGATCTGCATATTGAATTATACGAACAACCATTGCCTGAAAGTAAGGAAGTTTTGATAAATCGCGCTAATGAAATACAAATCGTTAATGAATTAGAAAGATATTTGCAAGTTAAATCCCAATTTGGATCATTAAAATTGTATCATGAAGTTTAG
- a CDS encoding M20/M25/M40 family metallo-hydrolase has product MINKQRLLDTFLELVQIDSETGHEEIIQPILKEKFENLGLEVKEDHAGEQNELGANNLVCTLPAVNTNANQIDKIYFTSHMDTVIPGINVKPIVKDDGYIYSDGTTVLGADDKAGLAAIFELIRSLKENNIKHGQIQFVITVGEESGLLGAKALNPDLLDSKFGYAVDASAPVGTTVLGAPTQMKIAAVIHGKKAHASTPNKGVSAINIAAKAVSRMKLGQIDEETTANIGSFHGGSVTNIVADEVTLHAEARSHSKQKIIDQIHHMEEVFKNTAEEFGCTTDVEIEESYQGFKVSEEAEVTQIAIKSAEQLGLSGNTVISGGGSDGNIINALGLPTVILGIGYENIHTTEERMEIKSLNLLAEQLIEIVKIVSNSK; this is encoded by the coding sequence ATGATAAATAAACAACGTTTACTCGATACATTTTTAGAACTTGTACAAATTGATTCAGAAACAGGGCATGAAGAAATAATCCAACCAATATTAAAAGAGAAATTTGAAAATTTAGGTCTAGAAGTTAAAGAAGACCATGCAGGTGAACAAAATGAATTAGGTGCAAATAACTTAGTATGTACTTTACCTGCGGTTAATACTAATGCCAATCAAATTGATAAAATTTATTTCACAAGTCATATGGATACTGTAATCCCAGGAATCAATGTAAAACCCATCGTAAAAGATGATGGATATATTTATTCGGATGGTACTACAGTGTTAGGTGCAGATGATAAAGCAGGCCTAGCAGCAATTTTCGAATTGATTAGAAGTTTAAAAGAAAATAATATTAAGCATGGTCAGATTCAATTTGTGATTACGGTTGGTGAAGAATCAGGATTATTAGGCGCAAAAGCATTAAATCCAGATTTATTAGATTCCAAATTCGGATATGCTGTTGACGCTAGTGCACCAGTCGGCACGACAGTTTTAGGAGCACCTACACAGATGAAAATAGCTGCAGTTATTCATGGTAAAAAAGCGCATGCTAGTACACCAAATAAAGGTGTAAGCGCCATTAACATCGCTGCAAAAGCAGTAAGCAGAATGAAACTAGGACAAATTGATGAGGAAACAACAGCAAATATCGGTAGTTTTCATGGCGGCTCAGTTACTAATATCGTTGCAGATGAAGTAACATTGCATGCCGAAGCACGATCTCATTCAAAACAAAAAATCATCGATCAGATACATCATATGGAGGAAGTGTTCAAAAATACAGCTGAAGAATTTGGATGTACTACAGATGTAGAAATCGAAGAAAGCTATCAAGGCTTTAAAGTTTCTGAAGAAGCTGAAGTTACTCAAATCGCAATTAAAAGTGCTGAACAATTAGGTTTAAGCGGCAATACAGTCATATCTGGCGGTGGTTCAGATGGCAATATTATTAATGCTTTAGGTTTACCGACTGTCATACTTGGAATCGGCTATGAAAATATCCATACTACAGAGGAGAGAATGGAAATAAAATCATTAAATTTATTAGCTGAACAACTTATTGAAATTGTAAAAATTGTAAGTAACTCTAAGTAA